The DNA window GCGAGCTTCGAAGAACCGCTCGACGAGCTGATTGACCTCGCCCACGGTCACACCGGATCCGTTGGCGATGCGCAATCGGCGCGAGCCGTTGATGATCTTGGGATCCGCACGCTCGGCGGGCGTCATACCGCGGATGATCGCCTGCAGCCGATCCAGCGACTTGTCGTCGACGGCCGCCAACGCATCCTTCATCTGGCCCGCGCCGGGCAGCATGCCCAGCAGGTTGCCGATCGGGCCCATCTTGCGGATCGCCAGCATCTGCTCGAGGAAGTCCTCCAGCGTGAGCTCGCCGCTGCCGATCTTCGCGGCAGCTTCCTCGGCCTTCTCGGCGTCGAACACCTGCTCGGCCTGCTCGATGAGCGAGAGCACGTCACCCATGCCCAGAATGCGGCTGGCCATCCGGTCGGGGTGGAAGACGTCGAAGTCCTCGAGCTTCTCGCCGCTCGACGCGAACAGGATCGGCACACCGGTGATCTCTCGCACCGACAGCGCCGCACCGCCGCGGGCGTCGCCGTCGAGCTTGGTCAGCACCACACCGGTGAAGCCGACGCCCTCACGGAACGACTCGGCGGTGTTGACGGCGTCCTGGCCGATCATCGCGTCGAGCACGAAGATCACTTCGTCGGGGTTGACGGCGTCGCGGATCGCGCCGGCCTGCCGCATCAGCTCCTCGTCGATGCCAAGGCGGCCTGCGGTGTCGACGATCACGACGTCGTGGTGCTTGGCCTTGGCTTCGGCGATGCCCGCCGACGCCACCGCGACGGGGTCGCCCGGCGCCGAGTCGTCAGAACCCTCAACGGTGCCGGGATGGGGGGCGAAGACGTCGACACCCGCGCGCTGCCCGACGATTTGGAGCTGGTTGACGGCGCCGGGACGCTGCAGGTCGCACGCCACCAGTAGCGGGGCGTTGCCTTGCCCCTTGAGCCATTTTGCGAGTTTGCCTGCCAGGGTGGTCTTACCAGAGCCCTGGAGGCCGGCGAGCATGATGACCGTCGGGGGGGTCTTGGCGAACGCCAGCTGGCGCGTCTGGCCGCCGAGGATG is part of the Mycolicibacterium tusciae JS617 genome and encodes:
- the ffh gene encoding signal recognition particle protein, producing the protein MFESLSDRLTGALQGLRGKGRLSDADIDATAREIRLALLEADVSLPVVRDFVARIKERAKGAEVSGALNPAQQVVKIVNEELITILGGQTRQLAFAKTPPTVIMLAGLQGSGKTTLAGKLAKWLKGQGNAPLLVACDLQRPGAVNQLQIVGQRAGVDVFAPHPGTVEGSDDSAPGDPVAVASAGIAEAKAKHHDVVIVDTAGRLGIDEELMRQAGAIRDAVNPDEVIFVLDAMIGQDAVNTAESFREGVGFTGVVLTKLDGDARGGAALSVREITGVPILFASSGEKLEDFDVFHPDRMASRILGMGDVLSLIEQAEQVFDAEKAEEAAAKIGSGELTLEDFLEQMLAIRKMGPIGNLLGMLPGAGQMKDALAAVDDKSLDRLQAIIRGMTPAERADPKIINGSRRLRIANGSGVTVGEVNQLVERFFEARKMMSSMAGQMGMPFGRKGSSRKAAKNKKKGKKGGKGPTPPKVRNPLGAAGMPAGFPDLSDMPKGLDELPPGLANIDLSKLKFPGQN